In Acidimicrobiales bacterium, the sequence CAGCGGGAGTCCCTCTTTGAGTGAAGCTATGACGTAATCGGCACCCCCGTCGCGAAGCTGCTCGACGGAGTAGTTGTGGCTGGCCACGCCCACGCAGGCGATGCCCGCGGCATGGGCGCCCTTGGCGTCCAGGGGGGTGTCGCCTACCGCGAGGCAGCGCGGTGCGTTGACTTCCTCCCCGTAGACCAGACTGGCGCGGCGCAGGGCTGTGCGGGTGAGCTCCCCCCGATCGGTGGAGTCAGAGCCATAGCCCCCGAAGGAGAAGAAGCGATTGAGGTTGGCTCGGTGCAACTTGACGTGGGCAGCAGCCTCGACGTTGCCTGTGACCAGTCCCAGCAGATACCCGTCATCGATGAGGCTCGGCAGCAGCGCCTCGACACCCTCGAGCACCCGATATCCAGGC encodes:
- a CDS encoding HAD family hydrolase, translating into MTDTRLAILFDIDGTLIITGGAGATSWRRAFDELYGIPADIGQFTDTGMTDPDVGRQTFQAVLHRQPRRAEFTKLLERRLHYLHQAVAESPGYRVLEGVEALLPSLIDDGYLLGLVTGNVEAAAHVKLHRANLNRFFSFGGYGSDSTDRGELTRTALRRASLVYGEEVNAPRCLAVGDTPLDAKGAHAAGIACVGVASHNYSVEQLRDGGADYVIASLKEGLPL